In the genome of Lathyrus oleraceus cultivar Zhongwan6 chromosome 4, CAAS_Psat_ZW6_1.0, whole genome shotgun sequence, the window aatgcatcaagaaatcccaggccccccaatgtctttggaacctttgcatcttaaaaaagtcagccaccagtggtatgtccaaaattggaaggcatttgcaaaggagttccgtaaaatgtggaaagagcgtgcccactatgttctacaatttctggtggcgcccaacgaaatgaagccgacaaaggaatatgtggattggtatagagcaaatacaaatccagaaatgattgtgtctgacccgttctatttggacgatccccgaatgcaacaaccatatctccaacaacaacaaccaccacaatattcccaacaacaaccaccacaatattaccaacaacaaccaccaccaccgtattaccaacaacaaccaccaccaccgtattaccaacaaccaccaccacaacacatgtccaccccccaaccaaatcaacattacataccacaaactcaacctcaatatcatgaagattaccaacaccaacctcaacattcccaccaccatcaacagtcccaacatCTACCACAAACTCAATCCCCCCACCAACACtaatcccaacacttccatcacgacaatgtcccgggctcttccagtcctccacttAGCCCCAACACAggtatacaagaggattaccaacTAGACTACTACATCGTTCTTtagccaacccgattcaacccttAACTACCAAATGCCACATTTTGAGGGCGCATCCAACATgagtcagtttgtcccaccgagacaaagctttgagggcgcagagggcACCCGTCTTTCCTACAACATTGgagggacttcgacccaaccacaatGGCAAAGggcaaggggacgcgttaggactaggggtgggaatagggaagcaccaccaccgCGTGAGCCGTCTAGACGAGTAGTTAGACCTCCCTCGTGCGGATCGTACTAGAGACCGCATAATATgtaaaaaatttcaaattaataatgcattttaattaaactttataAGATTTatcttgtgtattattttaatataaatatattgtgtttattaatataaattaatatatataaattaatatcttgtgtattattttacaaatatatacataatattatttatttacatgtatataaattaatatattttaataatttataaattatattatttagttataaattaaactaatatatataaattatatatatatatatatatatatatatatatatatatatatatatatatatatatatatatatatatatatatatatatatatatatatatatatattatatatatatatatcttgtaaataatattacgtatatatatgtattaatataaattaatataatttataataaatataaattaataaatttaaaataatttaaaaaaaatttaaaataatttaaaaaataattaaaaacatattaaaaaaattaaaaaaaaaagcatttttttaaaaaaaaaataacatTTAGGAGTAGGCGCCAgtcctagtggcgacttgccctccAACTAAAAGGTAGGCGCCACTTAGGGTGGCGCCCATGTGTCTTTAGGGCAAAAAACTGTcaattttttgtatttttttttaaattatggtcatttttaatttttttataaaaaatatgaTTATTTAAAAAGAATCTTCTCATAACTCATCTTCTTTAACATCATAACTCATCGTCTTGACTTCTCTTTAATTTCTCCTTCATTCATTCTCaatcaattaaaaaatatataacaaAATCTCATAATCTTAAGTTTCTCTTTAATTTCTCCTTCATTAATTCTTAGTCAATTTATAAAACCCTAAGAAATATGTAAATCTTAAAAACATTAAAGTTTTAATTCTGCAAAtcttaaaaaaaataaattaaaaaatcAACAAATACTAAAATCCAAATATGtaaatttgaaagaaaaaaaaaacaaaaaaattataaTCCAAAATCTGCAAATTTTAAAAAACCTGAAAAATCAACGAATATTAAAACCATAAATTTACAAATCTTAAAAAATCTGCAAATCTGAAAAATCAACAAACATTAAAATCCCAAATCTGCAAATCTTAAAAAATATACAAACCTGAAAAATTAACAAATGTTATAAAATATACAAAATCTACAAACACTAAAATCGCAAGACTTTTGTTTCATTCAACCCTAAATCCCTTTCATTTCATTGATTAAAACATGTATCTACAACCCAAGAGGTCTAATCACGAAGAAAAAAAGTGTGTTGCATTCCAAAAAAGCGTGAACCATTCCAACAATAGAATCATGTTTCATACTTTCACTCTAAAACAATACAACTGTGTTTCATTCCAACAATAGAATCCGATGAGAACTCAGATCTGAAAGCAATGAGAAGAAGGAACGACGACGCGTTTCTGTTTGTTCATGGTGATTGTGATTCTCTATTCTTCCCTTATGTTtcttattctttttctttttcttttggctGAGTTATTGAGTTGTGTTGTTGTGTGTTGTATGTATTGGTTCTTAGATTGCAGATACAACAAGGAAGAAGAACACTGCAGATCTATTCTTTTCcattttaatatatattttttaaaaactAATTTAAAATGTTTATATAAATTATGTATATAAATAATTTCCATTAAAAAATTCCAAAAATGTGACATGGATCTTCAATACCACATCCACATCATTAATGAGAATGCCACATATACAAAATTGAATGGGGACCAACTAAATCTCAAGAGATGTAAAGTTAAGAGACCAAAAAATCGGTTTTTAAAATGGAGGgactaaaaataaaaaaatatcaaacTAGGGAAACCAAAAGTACATTTAAGTATAATTTCTATGTTAACTCGAGTTTAATAAAACATATATACATTGTTTGGAATTGTTGATTTGAACCATAAAGAAACACCGATGAAGTCACAATTTTCAAACATTGTTGCTTTGTTTGGTTGTCTAATAAAGATGAAGGAAATATTCTTTTTTGCCCCCATACAAGATTCTCGTTCACCTGCTATTAGATGTCGAAAGCTCACTATATGTTATGATGTATCATTCACACTAAATCATTTTGTCTTTGATTTTCCTTCTCCTTTCTCATATTTCACGTCCAATCTATACCCACTTTTTTCTATAAGCGACCTTCTTCCACTTGACATGAGCACACCACTTTGTTGAGGGATTTTTTTTATTATGAAGCATTAAATATTGTGAAACTTCTTCTTTTAGAGTAACACTTTTGTGAGAGACATACCACATATTCACCAATGTAGAACTATTATCCATACTACTCACACTTGTTACATTCCCAACATCCCCTCTCAAGTGTGAGTCCATAATACTCCCCCTCAAGTATAAGCTCTTCTTATttccacaaactcttgtaccACATAAAACGTTTTTTACTCACCACCCTTGTGGCACCATTGATACTCTTCAACGAAACGTTTCTTACTCACATCCCTTGTGGTGCTGTTGAGTTTCGATACAAGTAAGCATGTCCCTTTCCCGAGCCAAAGGCTTATGATACCATTTGTTGGAGGAGTTTTTCACcagggagcattgaacattgtgagacttcttcttCTAGAGCAAtacctttgtgagagacacaccacacattcacccaaaaccttaaggtgatagttgggtgaattctctcacttataaatgctcaagtctccacataTCCAACCAATGTTGGACTGTTACCCACACTACTCATACTTACTACATTCTCAACACACCTTTCCTCAACGACATATCTTAAGTCATATTATGAACGTAATGGTTTCGTATAAAAATGCAATTTTTGTTAAGATTTTGATTTATCATGACTTTCTTACTATAACTCATCAATTGCATATGAAGACAAATTAAAAATAATTGTAACAACGTATTAATGTAACAATAgttgaaaaataaataattaatgGTAACTGTCGTACCTCATGGAAAAATGGAAACACGacttaagcgaagcgcaatcgcacgctcgcaatgatggactgaacatagtcgccaccgaacttcatttattcctaaaaaggaaaggggaaatatcgataaaacccaaaacaaaacgacaatgattatggttgtcgcaaccaaatcaggattcaggagtcgattacgaaggggaaggtattaacacccctcacgtccgttgtactcaacgggaaccattaggtcagttgtgtgcattaatgttagttgaaatgttaggcttttcaagttattaggtgggaaagaaagaatggatgagagaatatttttggatttttgacgaaggactaaacctaagttttttattagtgagcctgacaagatttacaaatcctgctcctacgtatctcaacagagaaatcaaggcttacgtagttctgggtagaaaaatgtttgtttgttggtcgattttagcaaaagctatcttgtattaatcgacgagaaacattgttttacccaaaacagatgaggagtggacgtatacaacacatcgaatggatttacaaatcaacattcggaaaaacgtcgCTTATCTCAGCTCAACAATCGTGACCGAAACATTactttgcatcatcttaagacaagatgtctttcgtttatgaaaatggtttttctgatcaatcgcacggcggcgagaaaagagtttgattggttggatgtattttgagtgatggcgagaacatggatgagcgagatatccatctcgaatcctagtctcaggagtgcacggtatccaccatgttccatttccatatttattgaaagaggttaagataggaattaagtattttggagtttgaaagacgagtactggtgacttgcaagctcttacaacttaggtctaatactcgggactacgtctggatattccacccaggtagtctgtttctttccaattTACTGAGAAAATAAGTTTCAATATTTACAAGTAttttaaagagaagacgaatacatagggcttacaagctcttacaacttgggcctagcattcaggattacgactggatattccatccaggtaatctttttcttaCTTATTTTATTGAAAAAAACGTTTGAATAGAAGGATTAATGTGAAGGTTTGAGGTGTTGGTCAATTAAGTTGATATTGCGTAtgagctcattgtaagaaggcccaagagtaagccacgggGTTGAAGCCAACCGAAATCGAGAGCAAACTGAATTTAGCTCTAAGCTAACTTAAAGTAGACTCATGTATGAATCACTTCATAAACCGAGCAACTAAATCTATGcatccaaattattttcaaaagttaaattgaattttaacttTGAGATTGCAATGCAAAGGAATCAATGCAACAACTAATCAAACGATCTTTACATCAGTACACTATTTACAATGttaagaaattagaaaaaaaaacCGCTAAAACTTATAAGCAAACAATCTAATATTCCAAATATTAATTAAAGACAACtaatcaattaaatcaaatcgACTGAAAAAttaataaacaaataaaataactGTTAGTAACGAAGAGGAGTGTAGGAGTAAATAAAAAAAGACAAACATGTTAAACATGGGCCTAAGGCCCATGCCACATGACACTAAACCTAAAAATAAGTCATAAGAAATTAAttaaataacaaaataaataaatagaaataAATGAACAAAATAAATCCCTAAAAGGAGAGAGTGAAAGCGCAGACAGGGAGTGCTAGCAGCGTTGTTAGTGGTAATAAATTCATAAAACGAAAATGCCTATTACTCATTTCAATTTCCACTAGGACGATTATTGCTCATCATCTTGAATTCTTCATAGTTAACGGTACTGTCACCGTCATAATCAATTGTTTTGATCATAGTGTGGCATTCATCAACAAAGCACTTCATTCCAAGAGTATTCAACACCTGGCAGAGTTCCGTTGCGGAGATGGGGCCGTTCTTATCCTTATCGTACAGATCGAAGGCGCCGCGAAGCTCAGGAGCATCGCAATCCGCTGAGCCGGATTGGCAGAAAGC includes:
- the LOC127074040 gene encoding serine/threonine-protein phosphatase 7 long form homolog translates to MLLFGNLLFPEGTGNSINFMYLSLLEDIYRISTYNWGSAVLAFLYSSLCKNAQNDHCTFSGCAFLLQTWGWWRLPRLALENPNVYSFPYATRFIATGLDYSLIPKNKIIFYRQLLDRLRAQDFIWRPYLGLEHQPNPEDATVWTTIMAIMRFIIVEMHQSDRVKLQFGMHQEIPGPPMSLEPLHLKKVSHQWYVQNWKAFAKEFRKMWKERAHYVLQFLVAPNEMKPTKEYVDWYRANTNPEMIVSDPFYLDDPRMQQPYLQQQQPPQYSQQQPPQYYQQQPPPPYYQQQPPPPYYQQPPPQHMSTPQPNQHYIPQTQPQYHEDYQHQPQHSHHHQQSQHLPQTQSPHQH